A portion of the Chelmon rostratus isolate fCheRos1 chromosome 15, fCheRos1.pri, whole genome shotgun sequence genome contains these proteins:
- the kcns3a gene encoding potassium voltage-gated channel subfamily S member 3a, translating to MVYGQILRPHGPDDCFINVNVGGFKQRMEHDVLKRFPQTRLGRLLCCSSREAILELCDDFSPSEMEYYFDRNPRFFCYVLNFYLTGKIHLVEGLCIVSFVQEIEYWGIKERHLDFCCSNKFHELMELAENKCWDQRSDELQLHTSDSFSEELSSLEEDIDSFEGLWCADVRRNIWLRLENPGYSTSAKVMAVASLSVVIISIVAMCVHSMPDFHPVGLSEKEVENPVLDFFESFCVLYFSAEFILRLAVAPSARKFLCSPLNIIDLMSIMPYYVTIACDTMNEGENTELENVGKVVQILRLMRIFRILKLARHSAGLRSLGATLQHSSHEVGQLVLFLSVGISLFSVLIYFVEKESQESELQTIPIGWWWATISMTTVGYGDTFPVTLAGKLIGTLCIVCGLLIVALPITNIFNKFSKFYQRQSHIDLKQSNNRTLVS from the coding sequence atGGTGTATGGACAGATCCTTCGTCCGCACGGCCCTGACGATTGCTTCATCAATGTCAACGTTGGCGGCTTCAAACAACGAATGGAGCACGACGTTCTGAAACGCTTCCCGCAGACACGTCTGGGCCGCCTTCTGTGTTGTAGCTCCAGAGAAGCAATCCTGGAGCTCTGTGACGACTTCAGCCCTTCTGAAATGGAGTACTACTTTGACCGCAATCCGCGCTTTTTCTGCTACGTTCTGAACTTCTACCTCACAGGCAAAATCCACCTGGTGGAAGGGTTGTGCATAGTCTCCTTTGTTCAAGAGATTGAGTATTGGGGCATCAAGGAGCGCCACCTGGacttctgctgcagcaacaaattCCACGAACTGATGGAGCTCGCTGAGAATAAGTGCTGGGATCAGAGGAGTGAcgagctgcagctccacacctCGGACTCGTTTAGCGAGGAGCTGTCAAGTTTGGAGGAGGACATAGATTCGTTTGAAGGTTTGTGGTGTGCGGATGTCCGCAGGAATATTTGGCTTCGACTTGAGAACCCAGGTTACTCCACTTCAGCCAAAGTGATGGCTGTGGCATCCCTGAGTGTGGTCATTATCTCTATTGTTGCCATGTGTGTCCACAGCATGCCAGACTTCCATCCGGTGGGTCTCAGTGAGAAGGAGGTTGAAAACCCAGTGCTGGATTTCTTTGAGAGCTTCTGTGTTTTGTACTTCTCTGCAGAGTTCATTCTCCGTTTGGCTGTTGCACCGTCAGCCAGGAAGTTCCTATGCAGCCCTCTCAATATCATTGACTTAATGTCAATTATGCCCTACTACGTGACGATAGCCTGTGATACAATGAATGAAGGTGAGAACACGGAGCTGGAGAATGTTGGCAAGGTGGTGCAGATCTTGAGGTTGATGCGAATCTTCCGCATATTGAAACTGGCTCGCCACTCAGCTGGGCTCCGCTCTCTTGGTGCGACACTGCAACACAGCTCCCATGAAGTAGGgcagctggttcttttcttgTCCGTCGgcatttccttgttttctgttcttatttattttgtcgAGAAAGAATCTCAAGAGTCGGAGCTGCAGACTATCCCCATAGGCTGGTGGTGGGCCACCATCAGCATGACAACAGTGGGCTACGGGGACACCTTTCCCGTCACGCTTGCTGGGAAGCTGATTGGAACCCTGTGCATCGTCTGTGGGCTGCTGATTGTGGCTCTGCCCATTACTAACATCTTCAATAAATTCTCCAAGTTCTATCAGAGGCAAAGTCACATAGATCTTAAACAAAGCAATAACCGAACCCTCGTCAGCTAG